The DNA segment GTTAAAACAGATAACTTTCTCTAAGAAACATTTTTAACTTTTTTCCCAAATATGCACAAGGTTAAATTAAATAATCCAAATTACTGCAGAACATATTAAGAGAGTCACAAACTCGTGCGATAGGGGAGTTTCTACCAATTTGTTTTAAGTTTGGTAAAGCGAACAATTACCTATTCCTAGTAACACCATGTTCATATGTCAAATAAATGTAAGGTCCACAATAATTCGACGTGTTTGCTGTATATGTTAAGTGAATGCCAATTTGAAGTGCACATTACGAATATATTCCGAATTACCTTCCCTTAATAGGCTTTATATGACTCATCTAATGCGAGTTCCAGACAGAACTGGCAAAATTTTACGTGGAGTGGACCAAcgcaaaaaaaaactgacttgaTATGCAATAAGAGGGTATACTTTCTCCCGATcgggaaaaaagagctcgaaaatgtgtcatccgttttcttttagcCGCTATACTTCTCTAGATCCCCTCAGTAAACAACTTGTTCATTGTCCATTTCTAGAGTATGGCTGCTTcgcatttcaattcgaattaGCGATTAAGTATTCCCTGAATCTTTTCATTTGTTTTAGATAGGTGGGACAATTTTTTATTCGACCGTTTAAAACTATTATAGCTCCATTAAGCTAGATTACGATTAATCTTCTCCGAAGGACTTCATATTTGTTGACCATCTAAATGAATTTGATGTATACCACGACTTCGAATCCTTCAAATCTTTTCGAAACCCAAGACTAATTGGCACCGTCAATATAGTTGGCATTGGAGCTCTGGTGTGAACGCGGCAGTAGAAATTGAAGGAACATTCGTATATACAACTTCCACGTGAAAATTATCGCCAATTTATTTTTCACTTCATTCAGTTCGAAGttcctcaaaatttcaataatagttGATTCTACATTTTCATGTGTCACAAAATACCTTTATTCATTGTGCCTCGGCTTTCTAGTTTTGTTCTATTTAGGATTTTAATTTAATGACGcaataattttcagatttaatGAAAGATCGTCCAGCGGTGGTCGCGATAGCTTCGGAGGAAGAGGACGACAATCTCTGAATGGCAGTGGAAGTTTTAGAAGCAGCGATATTTGGGAAAGTCCCCTGAACGCCCCCATGAACAGACCACCCCCAGGAGGTGGAATGTTAGGAGGCAGCCCTATACACAACGGACTTGGCAGCGGAATAAGTGGTGGAAAGAACTCTACCCAAGTCACCATTCCTAAAGACGTAAGCATTCAACCCAATTAATTCCATGTTCAGAGGGTGGCTGAGATATTAAAAGGCGAATCATGTCTGAGCTACTTAGTATCATGCTAACTTTGGTTCTCTATCTAAATGCATCAATTATATGAAGCAAGCCTACCTAAGCTTTTCAGGTCAATTCTCTATTTTTCATATAAGTAACAATCTATTACAAAAATgtaatgttgttttttttttaatctccaCCCAGCTGAAACGCAATTTAAAATAATAATCTCTTTCTCGTTATATTTCAAGACCTTTCAGAACTTCATTGAATATTACAAAAGCTGCTGAGACCGAACTTCGGAATTGTAACTTTCCTAATAGTTGTCTGTTTATATTAGAATTGTATTAAATGAATATCAACAGGATTTAGAAAAAAACTGGATTGGTTTTCGTATTCAATAGGATACCactcttgaaattaatgaaatcaTCATTTCAATGcctaattttaatattttacaGCTTGCTGGAGCTATCATTGGAAAGGGTGGTGGCCGTATCAGAAAAATCCGTCAGGATTCAGGTGCAGGAATTACCATTGATGAACCACTTCCAGGATCGAATGATCGAATTATCACCATCACTGGATCACAAAACCAAATTCAAATGGCGCAATACCTTCTACAGCAGAGGTAATCCATCTTATTTAAActcattaaaatttatttttgcatAATATAATATATCTAGTGCAAATAATATCGATAGGAAGTTgtaatttttttgttatatcGTTGGATATCAAATCGACGACTTATATGCACTAGATACATCATTCAAACATATAATTCAAGCCTTCAAGGAACTCTTAACTAACATGGAATCATGGACTGTTACTGCTACTAACTGATACGGGCAGAATTGTATGGAAGACTAGTGATTTTGTTGTTCTGTTTTATGTAACAAGGAATCACTAATCATCCCACAAAGCTGTCCTCCTGCTTCATGGTGCGGCATGGAAATCATTATTAACATAGAAAATAGTAAAGCATATTATGCATAAGCCTTCTCTGCATGATTTGGCTGTATTGAATTTTCTTAATTATGCTGATTTCATCAGAAATGTTCAAACATGAATGTTTATATCCAACTGATAAAAGTTTGTATTTcgtatttcgaaatttattgattttactACAGTGAAACCTTGCTTAATGGTTGATAATGGTTAATGATTGAAGATTTACTAATAATGCAAGATATTTATCAAACAACTCGCTAATCCTGTCATAAATCTTCGTAAAAAATGGTAATTTCTATTTCTTCGCGAGAATCTTTCGAAACGATTGCTTACGGCATTTAACAAAAATGTATCCAGTCATTGTCCCATTGGACTAATTTCTGGCGGGCATAATTATATCATTAGAAGTAATGCTTCTAAACGTATCATGCTTGGTTCCCTCGCTCCTTTAACCTCTTGTTGCTCTTTCAGGGAATCATTTGTCTATATTATGTTCGACTTGTGCATGTTAAGCCAGGTTTAACTGTTTTTTAGCaaggatcaaaaaatttaaagtCATACAGGGCAGATCTGATATTGAATTATTGGTTAAatagtggaataaaaaaatccaTAATTTGATGGAATTTAAAATGTACTGTGAGGGTTCACCTAAAACCTCATTATCGAATTGTATCATGTTATAGAATCTGAATGtgaaaatttgatcgaaatatgAGTGCAATTAGAAACATTTTGTTGATAATTTATTATTGGTGTAGGTATTAGGTTTTTTACCTCTTGTTTCATTTTGAGagaatttattgatttcaattttttgtataattattattttattgtgatacaagtttattgaatatttcaaggaACATCTTAAACATTTTATTGTTTCCAAACATGTATTCAATGCTGATAGTAGAAGTGAATCAAATGAAATAGTAGTTTGATTGGCAAAATTACAACTTGAAATATTAATATCCAACTATGTCTAGTTCATAAAATTTGTATACATTCAATGAAGAAAAGTTTAAATAAACCTATTTCCTACAGCTCTTGATTCTTGAGCACATATTTCATTAACTATCtgggtatttttatggaatttggCTCAAGTCCTCTAAGCATTGACCGCCACctatcattattttattttatttgctcTTTAAGCTCACATTTAGCCCCAATGAAAATTGGGGCCGTTTtcgatatatatttttttttattggctGGATACGCCATCTGCCATAAATTTTGCATAGTGAgtatatttgaactttttttcttgaaatttgaaatagatACGCTTTTCCAAGGATCAGCATTCGGCATTTTAttttgaaacatcctgtatgaaTCATCAGTTCCAAATACTTTTTGTAGGAAACCAAAAACTTGTGCTAATAAAATAGGTTTTTGTGTACCTAAATATGTTTTCCCAGAAATAAGGAAGGATGATGATCCTCCCTAAATATTCTTGTTCtttgaaatatgtatatttttctcTTCCCAATTCAATAcatcaaaaaaatgtttattcattaATTATTTTGTTTCAGCGTTCACAACAATGCTCAAGATAGGGGAAACTACTAAGGTGATCTAATGCCTGGCTGAACATACACAAGTACCCATCACTGTAGGATTATGTTTCTAGAATACATTCCATAAGCCAAAAAAGGGCATCAAAACGCCTTTGTACATCTTGaatgaatattaattttttttaacatgcGTCTGGAAAATGTTTCAGTTCATTTTATCTAGAAATATCACTAcagttatatatatttttggaaacagtgttattttcaattattattcttCTATTATCTACTATCATCTATATATACATATGATATAAGAACCCTATATATCTAGAAAAATAATAGTTTCaggaaaattttaaataattttatacTTGTCTTTTTTAGAGAGAATGTGTTACAGCCTTAGTTTTGGGAACAATTCAGTACAAATTAATTTTGTTGTTCCATTTGAAGAAATTACCAAATATTTTTATAGAATGTAAGGTATTAGTGCTTATATACAGTTTTCTAGTGGATAAAGGATGATAGAATGACAACATGTATCTAATTCGTTCAACATTTAAACCAATAAAGAATAAATTGCGTGATTGAATTTTTGATGTTATATCAACCTCCCATTTACATGGATATCCTTTCATGAAAGATGTTATAAGATAAGGTTTGGTTCTGACAGCTTTGTAGGGTAGACAATGGCTGGTCTATAGACTGAGAATTCCTTAGAAACAACATACAAAAACATACATATTTAATATTGACTAACTATCATCCCCCCAAGGCCAAAGACATCGGTCATTGTTAACAATACTTTTCTGCAAAGATAATCTTTGCTTTTCTGTACATTCAAGACTATGTGAATTATTGTTTGGGATTATTTGAAGAGTTTGATGTATCGGAAAAGGGCCATAAAGTAATCAgagtaaaaaaattaagacAATGGCGAATTGTCTCCATTGTCTCAATGCATTGCCACTGAGTGTATTTATTTAATTAGGATGTTATTTATTTACATAATTTACAAGAGCCTATGTGGTTCAAAAACAAGtaaaaaggaaaaaacaaaatagaCACAAAGTGCAGTGGAAAGAAATGATAATTCACAAACCCACAATGGCAAAATAACTGCCTCTACCAAGATGAGCACTGAAACTCCACACAAAAGccctaagaaaaaaaaaattatttagttCTGCACCAGTTATCAAAACTAAGTTTAAATTGATTCACATTTGGCCTACACACAATACCAGTCTGCAGTTTGTTCCAAATATGGAAAACTGCTCCACAAAAAGTATTCACGTGAAGCCGATGTGAGTGCTTTCCTGTAGAGCTTGTAACGGTAACCTTGCAAATTGGTGTTTAAGCGGAATATCATACTCCCCTTAGTCGTTTATGCTCAAAGGTAGTCGCTTGAGTTAGCGCAGCCTATCTTCGTAGACAGGTCCTTCTGTATCCATAAGGCTGGTAACTCAGTATCCTCTCCAGACTGTCGGAGTCTCTACGGCAACGAGTATCCCACACTGGACTCGCATACTCAAGAATTGGTTAAATTAGCGTAAATATTGGTATCATCGGCGAACATGGAAACTACCGATGTCAGACGTCCGGGTAAATCTGAAGTGGACCCAAGACAGAACCTTGCAGTACCCCACTATAGCGGAACAACGTAAATCGTAAATTCAACGTGAATCTGTTACCAACTGTCACTTAGAAACGACACTCGCTGGGATAAGATTGAATCCATACAAGAATAGACCCACTGAATCCAACATGCTTCAATTCAGCGAAAAACCTACGAAACGGTACCTTATCAAATATGCACGAGCAAAATCAAGGTATATGATATCCACTGGAATTTTGGAATTCAGAGGCAATGTTATAGGTTTGTGATGACCTACTAGGAACAAAACCATGCTGGTTAGGTGGGATAAAAGAAGTGGCTAGAACAAAACACATCAACTCATCCACCACAATTCTTTCGCATATTTTAGCGACAGCACTGGTTACTGTGATGGGTCGATAATTATAGGAATTGGTTTTATCTCCCTTCTTGTAGATGGAAGTAGCCAAagagttggttactctttggggTAACAGAACCCACCAACCAGTGCTTCCGCACTTTTACTCCGTGCGGACATCAAACTAACTCAATAAGTAGTTGTAAAGTAAGATAGGAAGACTTGTGGAAAATTCGAGGGGATCATATCGCAAGAAAAAAAAGATGTATAGCCACATCCCGGCCAATTTTCTCGAGGATCTTTAAAAacggaaatttttcaatttgatcaGATCTGTATTTCTCGAAATATTGGCAAGATAACTATGTATTTCCACAAAGTAGCGCTACGCTAGTTCAGTATCTGGATGAGCGACTGCTCTGAATAATGATTATTAACAGAGACAAAATTTGTCTCTTTGATTTGATTAATTTACTTATGCACAAAAAGCTCCTTATTTTGCGTCGGAGCttttgtcatttttcaacagcttaagacatttacaattgAGGTCAAACACCAGGTTTTAGTGAAACCTGCTTGTCTTTCTGATGGGGTTTTTCCAAACTCttgaatatgaaaaaatggtatatttcTCATATATATATTTTGTAAAAATAGTTCAATTTTCACTGGTTCCATATATAAAAGATGATCAATACATTAAATAAAcatgaataaatataaataacaaCCTGATAAAGTAAACatattttcaacaatgaaaaactcaatttaaatatttttaagCATCGCCATGCCTATAGTCCATGAATTTATACATTTTATGTTCAGATTTAGTACTGATTGAAAACACTACACCTCTATTTTTCTGGTATCAcaatcattaaaaaaatgaagagtaTCATGTTTGGTGGTGATGATAATTCTCAAGGTGTTCTGCTAtataaaatacataaattaAGGGAACAGCAAATATTAAAActacaataaaaataattaatccaACAAAAGAAATGTCTCCATCAGTTCCATTACAATTCAACAATGTTCCTACAAAGTCAGATGATTTAGTTGGTAGGAGCTGCACTTGCTCATCATCTATTACATCAACTTCATCCAAGTTAGCATCAGtggatttctgtgcaatttggCTGTTGAATATAATCTCATTCACCTCTGGTTTGGGTGTAGCGgatttttcttctatttttaaATTGAGATCAATCACATTGATTTTGGGAGATTCAATGTCAATCAGTTTATTCTCAGGTGTTGTAGAACCACTTATGTGAACTGGAGCTAAAGCTTCTGAGAATGGTTTAACTGGTACTTTAATAGTGTTCCTtgcatatatttcattttccttGTGTATGTTATTTAGCCGCTTGATGTCTTCAATCTAAAAAAAGGTAATGTGCTAAAATACATGAAAAAGAAAGAATACAAGCAGATTGTTTTTGAAATGCAGTTTTTAAGCAATGCAACCGGGTGAAATAAAacatagtttcaagattttcagCTGTTTTAAGATAAATTAATGATTCATAAGcggttttgaattttgaaattatggaaattttagAAACTTCTTGATGGAATAAAGAGAAAGGTAGTTGAAAGATTTAAAGAATTACACATTCATTTTTCAATCCAATAATAAAGAGCCTAAAATAGAactaaattttatatttatatatcatATCCTATTTTCCTATTTCTACATAGATTGTGGTTTCCTTTGTCTCTGTCATCTTCTACAATGCTGCTTGAATACACAAGGTATAACAACATCACCTAGGGtttgttcataaacttactctgagagtagagtatgagtatggtcatgctcagagagcatactctgaggaactaaaagtacgtttgtgaacgcttcaggtaatcagagcttactcagagcttgctctgagtaagtttgtgaacgcaaccctaGCATGAATTTATAAAGCAACAAATCAATGCTGCTTTTGTTTGATACTGCAATAATAATTATTGCCATATATTGTGTGAACTCAATAAGAAAATTAATCTGACAATTGAACCGTTTGAATCTCCACTCCAactttgataaaaaaaatcatcaaaatatattgaagaaaaattataatcagaGAATAGATAACTCCTAAACGATATGAGAATTTTTGTCAATGTTCATCTGTGATGTGTGGCATATGGTAAACATTAATCATTCTTACAGTACAGCAATACCGAATAGCTAAGGACTGTAAGGTGTCTCCTTCTTGAACTGTTTTTTCAACGGTAGGAATTTCCTTTCTGGGCGTCCTCGGTTTAACAAATAATTCTGTTTCTTCTTCACTTTCATCATCACATTTCTGATATTTATACCtatgttgaataaaaatttacaattaatttcttcaaaaattttgtGGAGAACTACATACTTGTGcctttttttcatcatttttgatTAAAGAAATTTGTACTTATTACCTAGTcagcaaataataataataacataatTACTAAATAGTAAATTCGAGATTCGAGGTTATGTTTAGGAAGAAAACGTCATTATTTTGATCATGAAATTCATGAACTGCCAACGTTTCAACTTCTACAGAGACAAGAGAATGAAACTATGAACTATGAACTATGAACTTCTATGAATGATTTGAAATATTAGAACTACATCTTAAAAATTACAAGATTCCTCTTTGAAAGTTGTAAACGTAggactaaaaaaaattaaaccctTGCCATCCTCAGTCCAACTTTTGTAAATAGTAATTCGAAAATACCTATTACATTTCTGATTTTCTAGGATCTCTTGAAATTGTGAAATTTCGAACGTTCCTCAGTGAACTAATTACTTATTAtaaattaaatatgagttcttcGCATTCTCCTTATTCGAAGAAGagtatttctattaaaatactGTGGatataaaatttgaagaaatttaaCCTCAAAATTGAAGTTAGAAAAAAACTCTTGTCTGTGTTCATGTTTTTGaatttggaaaatttcaaattgtaaATATAACATACCAAAAGGATACAATGGATTCCAATTATATCGAGAGTTATAATGATTTGCAGGTTGTGTTAACTGATGATTATTTTCTTTccagtttatttttattttgtgctTAACATAGGTTCATCAGCTCATGCTCCTCGATACACCAAGAAATCAAGCTTATCGACAAGCAATTTTAGACAACAAAGATTTCATAAAAGGAAAGATAATACTAGATGTAGGTTGTGGCACTGGCATTCTTTCAATATATTGCGCTCAAGCAGGTGCTGCAAAGGTTTATGCTGTTGAAGCTAGCAGTATTTATGAAGTAGCCAAAAGTATTGTGAAAGAAAATAAGTTTGAAAATGTTATTGAGGTAAGTCGATATTGTAAGTAACGCTATCAAGTAGATCAGGGTTCGTACTTCTAGGTCATTCATTCAAAAATAGAAGACGTAACTCTTCCTTCTAAAGTAGATGCAATTGTATCTGAATGGATGGGATTTTATTTGTTCCACGAAGGAATGTTAAATTCTGTTTTAGTGGCAAGGGAAAAATTTTTGAAGCCAGAGGGTTTAATGTTTCCTGAATCAGCCACATTATTTGCAGCTCCAATTAGGTAAGTTTAATTGGTTAAATTGATACAAGTATTCTAGAGCTTGATTTTATAGTGTTccatcatattttgaaaaatggagCGAATTAGATGGAATTTCTATGAATACATTTGGGGAGAAAATAAGGAATGAAGCATCAAAAAAACCTGTAATTTCAACTGTCGAAGCAGATTGTTTACTATCAGATCCAGAAATAGTTACATGGATTGACTTGAAGCAAGTCACACAAGAAGAATTGAAATCAATTGAAGCAGAGCATTTGGTAGTTTGTAATAAATCAGGAAAATATCAAGGAATATGCTTATGGTTTTCATGCACATTTCCATCACAAGATACTGAACCTATTACTTTATCAACAAGCCCTGAAGATTCAGAAACACATTGGAAACAAACAACAATAGTGCTACCTACAGAGATAGAAGTTGAAACTGGTGCTCCTGTGGCTTTTAAATTAAGCATGAAAGCATCTGAAGATAGTTATAGAAAGTATAATTTGGAAGTTACCATGCAGGAtccaaatgaaattcaacatccaGAATATTGTCCATGTTATATGACTAAATGTATTGTAGTTAGAGCCATGCTTGATAAATATGAGAAAGGTGATTTGGAATCGGCATGACTTTTGTGTTTATTACTGAATATGACATAAAATGTCATCAATGAGATGAAAGAGAAACTAAAAACTTGTTCCTGTGGTCTTTCAAGGTTGACTTTTGTTATATAAAAATACTATTTCCATATTTTGAGttcatatttgtttttcaataatatacagAGTTTTGACCCTCATCAGTAAAGTGAAATTGTGCAAAGGTGAATGACACTTGGTTGCAAATCACACAATGTTGATAACAATAATCTGgtaataaaaaactttttttattaaGGAATCTGCTGAGTTGTAGGTTTAAGAAATTATTCCAGATAGGTATGGGtaaaaaatgtgaattctctgagataatttttattgcaatcaaatttcaacaatagcTTTTCCATAGTTAGCACCCTTTAACATTTCTGTAAAAGCCTTAAAAGTGTTTTCAAATCCTTTTGTGATAGTTTCTCTATTCTTCAGTCTTCCTTCTTTCAACCATTGAGCATGTGTATAGACAGCATCATTCCATTTATTACTGAATCTCTTCACATGGAATCCTTCCATCTTCAACTGATTGAAGACCATTGACCCTTGTACAATAGATGCTGAAATCATGTCACATTTTTTCCTTGATTTGGAATTATGTAACTCCAATAAACTAACCTTTAGCTGTCTCCAACTCATCATATGCTGATATGGCTCCACATACAGATATTCTCCCAAATTCATTCATCTGTTTCATGATTTGGCTTGAAATTTCACCACCAACCTATAGTGAACATTATTTTCCTGTCAGTTTTTATTGGTTTTACTAAGATGCAGTTTTAtcacaatttttcaattctccATTACTTTTTAtgtgaatattgtttttcattataGTATACATcgcttattatttattttctaaGTGTGTAAAGTCATATTTTCCCGCTCGAATTGGTGTTGATGCAATCGCGTGCGGGAAAAGCACTTCACGGATGTTTTAGGaacattattttttctgaaactgTTTTTTCATCCTTTTTCCTTCAACTATTTCACATTCGAAGTTGTCATTTTCTCGTACCATCAGTTcgggaaaaaataattaatttctgTTAATAGGAGAACAAGAGGGGAGAAATTCACTTTCAAGCACCAATACGGGAAAGTGAcacttttgaaaatgaaatgagtGCGAGAAAGTAGGTAAGATGGGAGTACGTTATACATATTTTACGTTATAAGATATTCTTATTCTTTCGTGGGCGGGCTTCAAAAATCTTAGCCATACATTGAGGAATAAGAAAGTCCCTATGTGTCTCAAGATAGCATTCTGCCTTTTATGACATATGGCATGGAGACGGTAACCCTGACGGTGCGGAGCAGGCGAAGACTGAAATCCACTCAACGCGCGATGGAAAGGGCCATGCTGGGGGTCAGCTTACGAGATCGCATCCGTAGCTCAGCCATCAGAGCCAGAACAAAAGTCTGCTGTGTTATTGAGAGAATAGCAAGACTGAAATGGAGGTGGGCAGGATACATGGCCAGAAGCGAAAACGACAGGTGGATGAAAAGAACCCAACAGTGGAGACCTTGGACGTGTACTAGAGAAAGAGGCCGTCCCCCTCTAAGATGGAAGGACGATATCGTAAAGACAGTGGGGACAGGCTGGATGAGAGTTGCCCAGGACAGACAGGAGTGGAAACAGATGTTCAGCAGTGGACGTGCGAAggctgaagaagaagaagatattcTTATGCATTGCGTATCCATTTAGAGAAGTGTATTTCATTATTGTATATTCTCAGTGTTGAGAAGACCAAAAATTATAGTAGGTTCATGCAGAGTTCCCAAGAAATGAACCAATCTAATAGGCAGACGGCGAACACATGAACGCTATCTGCCAATCTTAGTTGATAGGAACTCTGCGTAAAATCACCATTAGAAGCGTGGTGTGGCATTGCAGCTAGAGAATACAGAATTTCACTGAAGCTGCATCCACATCATAGACACTGTTTAGTCTATGATCTACATTATGACGCTTTGTCGGCAAGGCCGATCGGCAAAGCCAGCGAGTGAAGAGGCAACCACCTATATGTCGGCATCCCCACTATCAATTAACATCGGCCTCCTTTGAGGGAGACCGACACTTGAGCGATCTTTCATCGGCATCGGCACCTGGTCGGCTTGTGTTTTTATTAGTGTTCTATGGGCTTGTCGTCACTAGCCGACGGACTGTGTGCGTCCACATACACACAGGACACTAATATACACATACACAGATCGGCTTTGCCGAGCGACGCTGCCAATCGGAAAGCACAGAAAATTGATGATTCCCCTTAAATTCTCAATTTATTCTAGAAGTGGGGAAACTGCAATTGTAACTTCAGATCTTCGGAGGAACTGCCATGAGTGCCTTGCAGATTCAACAAATTCCTCTCATATTGAGTTATCCCTGTTAGGATAATGGCATATCGATCTTATTGTCACGAATATTGCAAATCATAGCCTACTTGAGATGATTGCTAATAGGCTGTCAGCAAACAAATTGTTAATTCGACCTGGGCAAGTGATCTTTTTCATCGCCACTGTGCAAAAACTTCGCTTAATTCTGACTCATTCAGAGGGCTTCTGATTGTTCTGAATGATGAACCCATTAATTAGTAGGGGCGTTACTGACGCCTTGTTTGCTGGGCAAAAACAAGTACACGAacgtaaattttttttattgacctATGATatcaaattgttgaaaatttgcCATACTCACATTATCGAAGTAACAGTTGACACCATTAGGAGCTAATCTTTTTAGATCTTTACTGATGTTATCCTTTTTATAGTTGATGTAACCATCGAATCCGAGGTCCCCCGTAATCCATTTTCCCTTTTCTTCTGATCCGACAACGCCTATAACTGTACACTGTTTATTCTTCGCTATTTGC comes from the Coccinella septempunctata chromosome 2, icCocSept1.1, whole genome shotgun sequence genome and includes:
- the LOC123307232 gene encoding lysM and putative peptidoglycan-binding domain-containing protein 3 isoform X1: MDNILDVEFHLDPAWYKYQKCDDESEEETELFVKPRTPRKEIPTVEKTVQEGDTLQSLAIRYCCTIEDIKRLNNIHKENEIYARNTIKVPVKPFSEALAPVHISGSTTPENKLIDIESPKINVIDLNLKIEEKSATPKPEVNEIIFNSQIAQKSTDANLDEVDVIDDEQVQLLPTKSSDFVGTLLNCNGTDGDISFVGLIIFIVVLIFAVPLIYVFYIAEHLENYHHHQT
- the LOC123307232 gene encoding lysM and putative peptidoglycan-binding domain-containing protein 3 isoform X2 produces the protein MMKKRHKYKYQKCDDESEEETELFVKPRTPRKEIPTVEKTVQEGDTLQSLAIRYCCTIEDIKRLNNIHKENEIYARNTIKVPVKPFSEALAPVHISGSTTPENKLIDIESPKINVIDLNLKIEEKSATPKPEVNEIIFNSQIAQKSTDANLDEVDVIDDEQVQLLPTKSSDFVGTLLNCNGTDGDISFVGLIIFIVVLIFAVPLIYVFYIAEHLENYHHHQT
- the LOC123307231 gene encoding protein arginine N-methyltransferase 6, translating into MDSNYIESYNDLQVHQLMLLDTPRNQAYRQAILDNKDFIKGKIILDVGCGTGILSIYCAQAGAAKVYAVEASSIYEVAKSIVKENKFENVIEVIHSKIEDVTLPSKVDAIVSEWMGFYLFHEGMLNSVLVAREKFLKPEGLMFPESATLFAAPISVPSYFEKWSELDGISMNTFGEKIRNEASKKPVISTVEADCLLSDPEIVTWIDLKQVTQEELKSIEAEHLVVCNKSGKYQGICLWFSCTFPSQDTEPITLSTSPEDSETHWKQTTIVLPTEIEVETGAPVAFKLSMKASEDSYRKYNLEVTMQDPNEIQHPEYCPCYMTKCIVVRAMLDKYEKGDLESA